One window of the Nitrospiraceae bacterium genome contains the following:
- a CDS encoding BamA/TamA family outer membrane protein: MDESDSRLIKTQQAKEIGEKYPSNVSTNNMMNGCRIRCVSSCISWVLPMLLLVALPVEAETSVPASAAAEKEVVYDPYRGLDQNGRIPGIDKAALVTKPERWRYIPEGRLKPGGFFERFLVSSFLLPFFFANSAVGAGLGVAITDIDFRAQRRREFLGAFLSHTTEGQQSYVLRWRRWLKHLEVPTGGVLQEERSFVSAGGGYRKTLTSRFFGIGPSTKESQETSYTDQVAFLELGLSESLKGSLEDVVLELDVRGEHHWLSRGRVGGAGQTSSEFPGLFAEADPYGLGWVGGGIRWDTRDSQRNPYRGTVLGGRVDAALLQTDWNRGVIYQLFGDQLIPTPGLFHDGGGEDEEHPPTDTIALHLESQLSSGDLPFFARPTLGGSRVLRGYIAGRWRDNAAWAAATEYRVWVLPRGFPIWRYLRIERLGLALFYEVGSVAENGFKFFQERVRQSYGIGGRFTLERAAIFRADFGFSEDGMNFTAGFGLPF; the protein is encoded by the coding sequence GTGGATGAATCAGATTCACGCCTGATCAAGACACAACAGGCAAAGGAAATAGGGGAAAAATATCCATCGAACGTTTCGACAAATAACATGATGAATGGTTGTCGAATCCGCTGCGTCTCGTCCTGCATATCCTGGGTCCTGCCGATGCTCCTCCTGGTCGCGCTTCCGGTGGAAGCCGAAACCAGCGTCCCCGCTTCTGCCGCGGCCGAGAAGGAGGTGGTCTACGACCCCTATCGAGGACTGGACCAGAATGGCCGGATTCCCGGTATCGACAAAGCCGCTCTTGTCACCAAACCCGAACGCTGGCGCTATATCCCCGAGGGCCGACTCAAGCCCGGCGGGTTCTTCGAACGCTTCCTGGTCTCGAGCTTCTTGCTTCCCTTCTTCTTCGCCAACTCCGCGGTCGGCGCCGGATTGGGCGTGGCCATCACCGACATCGATTTTCGTGCGCAACGTCGTCGTGAATTCCTTGGGGCCTTTCTCTCCCACACGACCGAGGGCCAACAGAGTTATGTGTTGCGGTGGCGACGGTGGCTCAAGCATCTCGAAGTGCCCACGGGTGGCGTGCTCCAGGAAGAACGCAGTTTCGTCAGCGCGGGCGGGGGATATCGCAAAACGCTGACCAGCCGTTTCTTCGGGATCGGGCCATCGACCAAGGAAAGTCAGGAGACCAGCTATACCGACCAGGTCGCCTTTCTCGAACTGGGTCTCTCGGAGTCGCTTAAAGGTTCGCTGGAAGACGTCGTCCTCGAACTGGATGTGCGAGGGGAACACCACTGGCTCAGCCGGGGCCGCGTTGGGGGCGCCGGGCAAACCAGCAGCGAGTTTCCGGGGCTCTTCGCCGAGGCGGATCCCTATGGTCTCGGGTGGGTGGGCGGCGGCATTCGCTGGGACACGCGTGACAGCCAGCGCAATCCTTACCGCGGAACGGTCCTGGGCGGGAGAGTCGATGCCGCGCTCCTCCAGACTGATTGGAACCGGGGTGTGATCTACCAACTCTTCGGCGACCAGCTGATTCCCACTCCAGGACTCTTTCACGATGGAGGAGGCGAGGACGAAGAGCACCCGCCGACTGACACCATCGCGCTCCACCTCGAGAGCCAACTAAGCTCCGGCGACCTGCCGTTTTTCGCGCGGCCCACCCTCGGCGGCAGCCGGGTGCTCCGCGGGTACATCGCCGGTCGCTGGCGGGATAATGCGGCCTGGGCTGCGGCCACAGAATATCGCGTCTGGGTCCTCCCACGCGGTTTCCCGATCTGGCGATATCTCCGGATCGAGCGCCTTGGGCTGGCGCTCTTCTACGAAGTCGGCAGTGTCGCAGAGAACGGATTCAAATTCTTCCAGGAACGCGTGCGCCAGAGCTACGGGATCGGCGGCCGATTCACATTGGAGCGTGCAGCCATCTTTCGCGCCGATTTCGGATTCTCGGAAGACGGGATGAATTTCACAGCAGGCTTCGGCCTCCCCTTTTAA
- a CDS encoding HEPN domain-containing protein, producing MNRSDSSYADDWLVVARRDWHRIHVMLADGDADGAGFFLQQALEKYLKAFLLRNGWKLKKVHTLQSLLDEASVFAPDVVPLRPVCERVSGFYIGERYPSVGAEGLQLDDVHREIPEARLLIAKLNPDERLE from the coding sequence GTGAATCGATCGGACTCCTCTTACGCAGACGATTGGTTGGTGGTGGCCCGTCGGGACTGGCATCGGATTCACGTTATGCTTGCTGATGGGGATGCGGATGGAGCGGGATTCTTTCTCCAACAAGCATTGGAGAAGTATCTCAAAGCCTTTTTGCTTCGGAATGGGTGGAAACTGAAGAAAGTCCACACGCTGCAAAGTTTACTCGATGAAGCGTCTGTATTTGCGCCGGATGTAGTCCCCTTGCGGCCAGTCTGCGAACGCGTGTCAGGGTTCTACATCGGGGAACGCTACCCAAGCGTCGGAGCGGAAGGACTGCAACTCGACGATGTCCACCGCGAAATACCGGAAGCCCGGTTGCTGATCGCCAAGTTAAATCCGGATGAACGGTTAGAATAA
- a CDS encoding nucleotidyltransferase domain-containing protein yields MGITTGLTSPTTLKAIADRLRGSYGAERVLVYGSVARGEQTEDSDIDLLVIAPTKERFFERMGSVQALVRDLGHGMPLAPIVLTPEELATRLDRGDQFVEEMVRSGVDL; encoded by the coding sequence ATGGGAATCACGACGGGGCTCACGAGCCCCACAACACTCAAGGCCATTGCAGACCGATTGCGCGGGAGTTATGGCGCGGAGCGGGTCCTGGTCTATGGTTCGGTAGCACGCGGCGAGCAGACAGAAGATAGCGATATTGATCTGCTCGTCATCGCGCCAACCAAAGAACGGTTTTTCGAACGGATGGGTTCGGTGCAGGCCTTAGTCAGGGACCTCGGACACGGCATGCCCCTTGCGCCGATCGTGCTGACTCCCGAGGAATTGGCCACCCGCCTGGACCGTGGGGATCAATTCGTGGAGGAGATGGTTCGAAGTGGAGTGGATTTGTGA
- a CDS encoding class I SAM-dependent methyltransferase, whose product MKYCLQFHNHQWQLIDQDAPDMTPVVIDFVSGKTAYRRKYGHAGGEAISKAVGIKKGKRPTIVDATAGLGRDAFVLATMGCRVHMIERSAMIATLLEDGLRRAAADEKIGALIKDKLTLTCGDSRQALLQIPFAPEVIYVDPMFPVKDKSALVKKAMRIVQDIVGRDPDADELLKVALTIATNRVVVKRPASAEYLAGIKPQASIKTKKHRFDIYLIPQQ is encoded by the coding sequence ATGAAGTATTGCCTGCAATTCCACAATCACCAATGGCAATTGATCGATCAGGATGCACCGGACATGACGCCGGTGGTCATCGACTTTGTGTCCGGGAAAACCGCGTACCGGAGAAAGTATGGCCATGCCGGTGGTGAGGCCATCAGCAAAGCCGTCGGCATCAAAAAAGGCAAACGCCCCACGATTGTGGATGCCACCGCCGGATTGGGACGTGATGCCTTTGTGCTGGCCACTATGGGATGCCGCGTGCATATGATCGAGCGGTCGGCCATGATCGCCACACTCCTGGAAGACGGCTTACGCCGCGCCGCAGCAGATGAGAAAATCGGCGCGCTCATCAAAGACAAGCTGACGCTCACCTGTGGCGATAGCCGTCAGGCGCTGCTCCAGATCCCGTTTGCACCCGAGGTCATCTATGTCGATCCCATGTTTCCCGTAAAAGACAAATCAGCCTTAGTCAAAAAAGCCATGCGAATAGTCCAGGATATCGTCGGCCGGGACCCCGATGCCGATGAATTACTGAAGGTGGCGCTCACGATTGCCACAAACCGTGTCGTCGTCAAACGCCCCGCCTCTGCCGAGTATCTCGCCGGAATCAAACCCCAGGCCTCAATCAAAACCAAAAAACACCGCTTCGACATCTATCTCATTCCCCAGCAGTAG
- a CDS encoding type II toxin-antitoxin system RelE/ParE family toxin, whose protein sequence is MSEYQLSKKADQDLQRTYEFSIQQFGQHVADEYFLSLRDCLLQVADSPTLGRDCSEILPEYFRFECGPHSIFYKMGKKRIVIARVIHQSMNPDIHM, encoded by the coding sequence ATGAGTGAGTATCAACTCTCAAAAAAGGCAGACCAGGACCTCCAGCGAACCTATGAGTTTTCCATCCAGCAATTCGGGCAACACGTGGCGGATGAATATTTCCTCTCTCTCAGGGATTGCCTGCTGCAGGTAGCCGACAGTCCAACATTAGGAAGAGATTGCAGTGAAATTCTGCCCGAGTATTTCCGGTTTGAATGTGGCCCCCACTCAATTTTTTACAAAATGGGAAAGAAGCGGATTGTGATCGCCAGAGTCATTCACCAGAGTATGAATCCGGACATCCACATGTAA
- a CDS encoding type II toxin-antitoxin system ParD family antitoxin, translating into MATMNVSVPDPMKEWVQGQIATGKYANASEYVRHLIRRDQEKIEVLRRALLEGDRSGMSRRKVEDIMNDVKKQSVDHE; encoded by the coding sequence ATGGCAACGATGAATGTGTCGGTGCCCGATCCCATGAAAGAGTGGGTACAGGGCCAGATTGCAACGGGAAAATATGCAAACGCCAGCGAGTACGTTCGTCATCTGATCCGGCGGGATCAGGAAAAGATCGAAGTGTTGCGACGGGCACTCCTCGAAGGAGACCGCAGCGGTATGAGCCGCCGGAAGGTTGAGGATATTATGAACGATGTGAAAAAACAAAGTGTGGACCATGAGTGA
- a CDS encoding copper-translocating P-type ATPase: MTCAACQIRVQRALDKAPGVIQASVNLMLKSAEVAYDPVTTTSDAVRLAITQTGYEAEIKSSDRADQDEQAQQEHTQAEEFRSFRNKATVSGILGMVAMVLSMPLMSAAPTHPHGGMTDPFMHWIMGWMTPVLTAFVPGLYAINPTTLAFTLLAMTVFVMTWAGRHFYTRAWAAFRHHSADMNTLVAVGTGAAFLFSLVATLAPEIFLSRGMAPELYYEAVIMIIALILTGNALESRAKRQTSAALRKLMTLQPRTARIIRDGLEREIPVEDMRTGDTVLVRPGERIPVDGTVLAGTSPVDESMLTGESMPVDKQPGDRLIGGTMNTTGAFQYQATTLGTDSVLSRIVQLMREAQGSRAPIQKLADRVSGIFVPVVLSLAIATFMVWFLLADTAPAIRALIAAVSVLIIACPCAMGLAVPTAVMVATGKGAELGLLIKGGEALQRASQVTTIVMDKTGTLTEGQPAVTEILPVPGTTHTAQEILRLVASLESSSEHPLGQAIVRHATTRKYPLSPVHAFQAMTGRGAVGMVEGYKIAVGNQALMSELKIQTGTIQEDVERFAREGKTPVYVAIDGTVAALVAIADPLKASSREVVDRLHRRGYQVTMLTGDHQQTAEAVAQMAGITRMVAGVLPEGKVAEIRRLQKKGKVVAMVGDGMNDAPALAQADIGIAMGAGSDIAIEAGDITLMRHDLRAVGSAIELARQTMKIMKQNLFWAFIYNVVGIPVAAGILYPIWGIMLSPILASAAMAFSSVSVVTNSLRLRAWTPETRTR, encoded by the coding sequence ATGACCTGCGCCGCCTGCCAAATCCGCGTGCAACGCGCGCTGGACAAGGCACCCGGCGTCATTCAGGCCTCAGTCAATCTGATGTTGAAATCCGCGGAGGTGGCCTATGATCCGGTCACTACGACATCGGATGCGGTCAGACTGGCCATTACACAAACCGGATATGAAGCGGAGATCAAATCGTCGGATCGCGCGGACCAGGATGAGCAGGCGCAACAGGAACACACGCAGGCGGAGGAATTTCGCTCATTTCGCAACAAGGCGACGGTCAGCGGCATACTCGGGATGGTCGCCATGGTGCTCTCCATGCCGCTCATGAGTGCCGCCCCCACCCACCCTCACGGTGGGATGACCGATCCGTTCATGCACTGGATCATGGGATGGATGACACCCGTCCTCACAGCATTCGTCCCCGGCCTCTATGCCATAAATCCAACCACCCTGGCCTTCACCCTGCTCGCCATGACCGTCTTCGTGATGACCTGGGCAGGAAGACATTTTTATACGCGGGCCTGGGCCGCCTTCCGCCACCATTCCGCCGACATGAATACCCTGGTGGCGGTCGGCACCGGCGCAGCCTTTCTCTTCTCCCTCGTGGCCACCCTCGCGCCGGAGATCTTTCTCAGCCGGGGCATGGCGCCGGAACTCTATTACGAGGCCGTCATCATGATCATCGCGTTGATCCTGACAGGCAATGCGCTTGAATCCAGAGCCAAGCGCCAAACATCGGCGGCCTTGCGCAAACTCATGACGCTCCAACCCCGTACCGCCCGGATCATCCGGGATGGCCTGGAACGGGAGATTCCGGTCGAAGACATGCGCACCGGAGACACGGTGCTGGTCCGTCCAGGGGAACGCATCCCTGTGGATGGCACCGTGCTGGCCGGAACCAGCCCGGTCGACGAATCAATGCTGACGGGAGAATCCATGCCCGTCGACAAACAGCCCGGTGATCGCCTGATCGGGGGAACAATGAATACCACCGGCGCGTTTCAGTATCAGGCCACCACCTTGGGCACAGACAGTGTGCTCTCGCGCATTGTGCAACTCATGCGCGAGGCCCAGGGCTCCCGCGCACCCATTCAAAAACTGGCCGACCGTGTCAGCGGGATCTTCGTTCCCGTGGTCCTCTCGCTGGCGATTGCCACCTTTATGGTGTGGTTTCTCCTGGCGGATACCGCGCCTGCCATACGCGCCCTGATCGCCGCCGTGTCGGTGCTCATCATCGCCTGCCCCTGTGCAATGGGATTAGCCGTGCCCACGGCCGTCATGGTGGCCACCGGCAAAGGAGCCGAACTGGGCCTACTCATCAAAGGTGGAGAAGCGCTTCAACGGGCAAGCCAGGTCACGACTATTGTGATGGACAAAACCGGCACGCTCACCGAAGGACAACCGGCCGTCACCGAAATCCTGCCTGTCCCCGGCACCACACACACCGCACAAGAGATTCTTCGCCTCGTCGCCTCATTGGAAAGTTCTTCGGAACATCCGCTCGGCCAGGCCATCGTGCGGCATGCCACAACCCGGAAATACCCGCTGTCTCCGGTGCACGCGTTTCAAGCGATGACGGGACGAGGTGCCGTGGGCATGGTTGAAGGCTACAAGATCGCCGTGGGAAACCAGGCCCTGATGTCTGAATTAAAAATTCAGACCGGCACAATCCAGGAGGATGTCGAGCGGTTCGCCAGGGAAGGGAAGACCCCGGTATATGTGGCCATCGACGGAACCGTGGCAGCCTTAGTGGCCATCGCCGATCCGCTGAAAGCCTCTTCCCGCGAGGTGGTCGACCGCCTGCACCGGCGGGGGTATCAGGTGACGATGCTCACGGGAGATCATCAACAAACCGCAGAAGCCGTGGCACAAATGGCCGGAATCACACGGATGGTGGCGGGTGTCCTGCCCGAAGGAAAGGTGGCGGAAATCAGACGGCTTCAGAAAAAAGGCAAAGTCGTCGCCATGGTGGGTGACGGGATGAACGACGCACCGGCCCTTGCCCAAGCGGATATCGGCATCGCCATGGGAGCGGGGTCCGACATTGCCATCGAAGCGGGCGATATCACCCTCATGCGCCATGATCTGCGCGCGGTCGGGTCCGCCATCGAGTTGGCCCGGCAGACGATGAAAATCATGAAGCAAAATTTGTTCTGGGCCTTTATCTATAATGTCGTGGGCATTCCGGTTGCGGCCGGCATCCTCTATCCCATCTGGGGCATCATGCTCAGCCCCATTCTGGCCAGTGCCGCCATGGCCTTCAGCTCCGTCAGTGTGGTCACCAACAGCCTCCGGCTTCGTGCATGGACGCCGGAAACACGTACACGATAA
- a CDS encoding heavy-metal-associated domain-containing protein: MEDLTLTIEGMSCGHCVQGITNILSKLKGVKVDQVKIGEATLGFYPQTITPDQIIQAIEEEGYKARPSMEAL; this comes from the coding sequence ATGGAAGATCTCACACTCACCATTGAAGGCATGAGCTGCGGGCATTGTGTGCAAGGTATCACCAACATCCTTTCCAAGTTGAAGGGCGTGAAGGTGGATCAGGTGAAAATTGGGGAAGCCACCCTTGGCTTTTATCCGCAGACCATCACACCCGACCAAATTATTCAGGCGATCGAGGAGGAAGGCTACAAAGCCCGGCCCAGCATGGAGGCCTTATGA
- a CDS encoding sigma-70 family RNA polymerase sigma factor: MKTESTSEMAKKAQHPPLLDEVMKQLTDHRQAFHAFLTRRLGNPAFAEDLLQQCFMKALAHFHSIKKMDRIVPWFYQILRHALIDYYRSKETDNKRFQAFLVETETLGTHQVPSLDELQPTICACLDRLVLTLKPEYADIIRRIDLSGESLQSVAGDLHITTNNLTVRLHRARQALRKSLEDSCGICSKHGCLNCTCE, encoded by the coding sequence ATGAAAACCGAAAGCACATCTGAAATGGCGAAGAAGGCCCAACACCCTCCCCTCTTAGATGAGGTGATGAAGCAGTTAACCGATCATCGCCAGGCTTTCCACGCCTTCCTGACCCGCCGTCTGGGTAATCCCGCCTTTGCCGAAGACCTCCTGCAACAATGCTTCATGAAAGCCCTGGCCCATTTCCATTCCATCAAAAAAATGGACCGGATCGTCCCCTGGTTCTATCAAATCCTTCGCCATGCGTTGATTGATTATTATCGAAGCAAAGAAACGGACAACAAGCGGTTTCAAGCCTTTCTTGTTGAGACCGAGACACTGGGCACCCATCAGGTCCCTTCGCTTGATGAACTACAACCCACGATTTGTGCCTGCCTGGATCGCCTCGTGTTGACCCTCAAACCCGAATATGCCGACATCATTCGCCGGATCGATTTGTCCGGAGAATCGCTGCAATCCGTCGCCGGGGATTTACACATCACCACCAATAACCTCACGGTCCGTTTGCATCGAGCGCGCCAGGCCTTGCGCAAGTCCCTGGAAGATTCCTGCGGGATTTGCAGTAAGCATGGGTGCTTGAATTGCACCTGCGAATAA
- the deoC gene encoding deoxyribose-phosphate aldolase has translation MTRDEFTKIIDHTALTPDTTKDRIRQLCEEAVTFGFGAVCVAPLWVPFATRCLEGSPVRISTVIGFPHGNTLPDVKAYEAKLAIEAGAHELDMVIQIGLLRAGNHGAVLDDIQSVMNVARRASRSKILVKVILEISLLNKEEQQIGCQLVEKAGADYVKTSTGFAGHHVTIEEVGFLRSIVGTRVGIKAAGGIRDLITAVALVNAGASRLGSSSSVSIMHMWPG, from the coding sequence ATGACCCGCGACGAATTCACAAAAATTATTGACCATACCGCGTTAACACCGGACACCACCAAAGACCGGATCCGACAGCTCTGCGAAGAGGCGGTGACGTTCGGCTTCGGGGCAGTCTGCGTCGCCCCGCTCTGGGTTCCATTTGCCACGCGTTGTCTGGAGGGATCTCCCGTCCGGATTTCCACGGTTATCGGCTTTCCCCACGGCAACACCCTTCCGGACGTGAAAGCCTACGAGGCCAAACTGGCCATTGAAGCCGGAGCGCATGAATTGGATATGGTCATCCAGATTGGCTTGCTTCGAGCGGGCAACCATGGAGCTGTCCTGGACGATATCCAGAGCGTCATGAACGTCGCGCGTCGTGCCTCCCGATCAAAAATTCTGGTCAAGGTCATTCTCGAAATATCGCTCTTAAATAAAGAAGAACAACAAATAGGCTGCCAACTCGTGGAGAAGGCCGGAGCCGACTACGTGAAAACGTCGACAGGATTTGCCGGTCACCACGTCACCATTGAAGAGGTGGGGTTTCTGCGAAGTATTGTCGGGACACGGGTGGGCATCAAGGCGGCGGGGGGCATCCGCGACCTGATCACTGCCGTGGCATTGGTCAATGCCGGAGCGTCCCGCCTGGGGAGTTCGTCATCCGTATCCATCATGCATATGTGGCCCGGATAA
- a CDS encoding aldo/keto reductase, translating to MHYVHLGRSGLKVSRVCLGTMNFGPETTEADSGTIMDTALELGINFFDTANVYGWEVGEGITEQIIGRWFAQGGQRREKVVLATKVFGRMGDWPNQSRLSALHIKRACEASLRRLQTDYIDLYQMHHVDRHSPWEEIWQAMEQLMREGKILYVGSSNFAGWHLAQAQEMARHRNFLGLVAEQSLYNLNDRMIELEVIPACEAYGIGLIPWSPVARGLLAGALEPATGGRRADEELRKNVEKFRPRLEAYEKLCREVGEAPAHIAMAWLLHQPAVTAPIIGPRTLDQLQGGMRSFDITLSKEVLKKLDTIFPGPGGPAPEAYAW from the coding sequence ATGCACTATGTCCATCTTGGGCGATCCGGGTTGAAAGTCAGCCGGGTGTGTCTGGGCACGATGAATTTTGGACCGGAAACCACCGAAGCCGACAGTGGAACGATCATGGATACCGCACTGGAACTCGGCATTAATTTCTTTGATACCGCCAACGTGTATGGATGGGAAGTGGGGGAAGGCATTACCGAACAGATCATCGGTCGTTGGTTTGCGCAAGGAGGCCAACGCAGGGAAAAAGTGGTCCTGGCCACCAAAGTGTTCGGCCGGATGGGAGACTGGCCCAACCAATCCCGTTTGTCCGCTCTCCATATCAAGCGGGCCTGTGAAGCCAGTTTGCGCCGGCTTCAAACCGATTATATCGACCTGTATCAGATGCACCATGTCGACCGGCATTCGCCATGGGAGGAAATCTGGCAGGCCATGGAACAACTCATGCGCGAGGGGAAAATCTTATACGTCGGGAGCAGTAACTTTGCGGGATGGCATCTGGCGCAAGCGCAGGAAATGGCCAGGCACCGGAATTTCCTGGGACTGGTGGCCGAGCAGAGTTTATACAACCTGAATGACCGCATGATTGAGCTGGAGGTCATTCCGGCCTGTGAAGCCTATGGCATTGGCCTAATTCCCTGGAGTCCGGTCGCGCGCGGCCTGCTGGCCGGGGCGCTGGAGCCCGCAACCGGCGGACGACGGGCCGATGAAGAGTTGCGCAAGAACGTGGAAAAATTCCGGCCACGGCTGGAAGCCTACGAAAAGTTATGTCGGGAAGTCGGCGAGGCGCCTGCACATATCGCCATGGCATGGCTGCTTCATCAGCCGGCCGTCACGGCACCGATCATTGGTCCCCGAACGCTGGACCAGTTACAGGGCGGCATGCGCAGCTTCGACATCACACTGTCCAAAGAGGTGTTAAAAAAATTAGATACCATCTTCCCCGGACCAGGAGGCCCCGCACCCGAAGCCTATGCCTGGTGA
- a CDS encoding CBS domain-containing protein codes for MSVDFKETIGHYMQRDLEGVSEDTSVVNAASLMAARRIGSLVVYPAEQESHPSKIIGLISETDLLRRVIAKDLTAAGTTVGQIMASPLLSIPSDRMMLDASHFMEKHGIRHLCVTEGDAIVGLISVRDLVKHFVYAEKGPIRDLDDVYRPLSVLMRRDIESIDREATLMTAAKRMADKRIGALMVTQAGEVVGIVTERDLVHKGMARNQDLAQTRVGSVMTQTLIDIDINRTVHDASDLMAEKNIRHLPITENHAIVGILSVRDLMRMISVRDRPRFLNQQS; via the coding sequence ATGAGCGTCGACTTCAAGGAAACCATCGGGCACTATATGCAGCGTGATCTTGAAGGGGTGAGCGAAGACACCTCCGTGGTGAATGCGGCCAGTCTCATGGCGGCACGACGGATTGGCAGTCTCGTGGTCTATCCGGCAGAGCAGGAATCTCACCCGTCAAAAATTATCGGGCTTATTTCAGAAACCGATCTCCTTCGCCGGGTCATCGCCAAAGACCTGACTGCGGCAGGAACGACCGTGGGGCAGATTATGGCAAGCCCGTTACTCTCCATTCCCTCCGATCGCATGATGCTGGATGCCAGCCATTTCATGGAAAAGCATGGCATTCGCCATCTTTGTGTGACGGAAGGGGACGCCATTGTTGGCCTGATTTCCGTTCGTGATCTGGTGAAACATTTTGTGTATGCGGAGAAGGGCCCGATCCGGGATCTTGATGATGTGTACCGGCCTCTCAGTGTGCTGATGCGTCGGGATATTGAATCGATCGACCGGGAAGCGACCCTCATGACCGCGGCCAAGCGTATGGCCGACAAGCGGATCGGCGCTCTCATGGTGACGCAGGCCGGTGAGGTGGTGGGAATTGTCACGGAACGTGATCTGGTCCATAAGGGTATGGCTCGGAACCAGGACCTTGCCCAGACCAGGGTGGGTTCGGTGATGACGCAAACGCTGATCGATATTGATATCAACCGGACGGTGCATGATGCCAGCGATCTCATGGCCGAAAAAAACATCCGGCATCTGCCCATTACGGAAAATCATGCGATTGTGGGAATTTTGTCTGTGAGGGATCTGATGCGAATGATTTCCGTCAGGGATCGCCCCAGATTTCTCAACCAGCAATCATAG
- a CDS encoding NAD(P)-dependent alcohol dehydrogenase produces the protein MGATQAYAALQAGAVLEPFSFDRRPVGSNDVLIKILFCGVCHSDIHQARDEWGGSIFPMVPGHEVVGTVIRVGADVKKVREGETVGVGCFVDSCRTCSSCTRGVEQYCETGMILTYNGLDKDGRPTYGGYSSEIVVHESYVLKIPHSLSPAGAAPLLCAGITTYSPLRQWGVGKGHRLAVVGLGGLGHMAVKFGKAFGAEVTVLSRTDMKRGDAERLGATGFAATSQEGTFTRLARQFDFVIDTVSGTHDFNAFLGLLKTDGTYIVVGAPSEPLSVEAFSLIMRRRRLVGSLIGGIRETQEMLNFCGEHGITSDVEVIPMKQINEAYERVLRGDVRFRFVIDMASLTNAAT, from the coding sequence ATGGGGGCAACCCAAGCCTATGCCGCGTTGCAAGCCGGGGCTGTACTCGAACCGTTCAGCTTTGACCGGCGACCGGTCGGGTCGAATGACGTTCTGATCAAAATTCTGTTTTGCGGAGTCTGCCACTCCGACATTCATCAGGCGCGAGACGAATGGGGTGGATCCATCTTTCCCATGGTCCCAGGGCATGAGGTGGTCGGGACGGTGATCAGGGTGGGGGCAGATGTAAAGAAGGTTCGTGAAGGAGAGACGGTCGGCGTCGGATGTTTTGTCGATTCATGTCGTACCTGTTCCTCCTGTACCCGAGGCGTAGAGCAATATTGCGAAACCGGTATGATTCTGACTTACAACGGTCTCGACAAAGATGGCCGGCCGACGTATGGCGGCTACTCCAGCGAAATCGTGGTGCATGAGTCCTATGTGCTCAAGATTCCTCATTCTCTTTCGCCGGCAGGTGCCGCCCCGTTGTTGTGTGCGGGAATTACCACGTACTCTCCCTTGCGACAATGGGGTGTGGGAAAAGGCCATAGGCTGGCTGTGGTGGGGCTCGGGGGGCTTGGTCACATGGCCGTCAAATTTGGTAAGGCCTTTGGGGCGGAGGTCACCGTCTTGAGCCGCACGGACATGAAGCGGGGGGATGCGGAGCGTCTTGGGGCGACAGGGTTTGCAGCGACTTCGCAGGAAGGGACCTTTACGCGTCTGGCCCGCCAGTTTGATTTTGTGATTGATACGGTCTCCGGTACCCATGATTTCAATGCCTTTCTGGGGTTGCTGAAAACGGATGGAACCTACATTGTGGTCGGCGCGCCGAGCGAACCGCTCTCCGTTGAGGCATTTTCGCTTATTATGCGGCGGCGGCGGCTGGTGGGTTCTCTGATTGGCGGAATTCGTGAGACGCAGGAAATGCTGAATTTTTGCGGGGAGCATGGAATCACTTCCGATGTGGAGGTCATTCCCATGAAACAGATTAACGAAGCCTATGAACGGGTCCTGCGGGGGGACGTCCGTTTTCGTTTTGTCATCGATATGGCCTCGTTAACGAACGCGGCCACATAA